CTGCGGCCTGTCCGCCCACGACGGCGACCACGCGCTAGCAAGGAGGAACGCGTTGACCACCACCGATCCCACACCGGGCGCAAGCAGGACGGCCGCTGACGCCCCCGCCGCCGTTGGCCTCATCGGGGCCGGGGCGATCGGGGCCTTCCATGGCGAGACCCTGGCCCGGCGGGTGCCGGGGGCACGGCTGGCCACGATCGCCGACCCGGCCCCCGGGGCGGCCGACCGGCTCGCCGGCTCGCTCGGCGCGCCGCAGGCCACCACCGACGCGGCTGAGCTGCTGGCCGACGCGGCCGTTCAGGCGGTGGTCATCGCCGCCCCTGCCCGCTTCCACGCTGACCTGGTGGTGGCGGCCGCCGGGGCCGGCAAGGCGGTGTTCTGCGAGAAGCCCATGGCCCTCACCCTCGAGGACGCCGACCGGGCCATCGCCGCCGCCCACGCGGCCGGGGTGGCCCTGCAGGTCGGCTTCAACCGCCGCTTCGACCCCAGCTTCCGGGCCGCTCACGACCTGGTCGCCGCCGGCCGCCTCGGCATCCCGCAGCTGCTGCGCTCGCTCACCCGCGACCCCGGCATCCCCGACCCGGGCCGGGTGCCACCCTCGACCATCTTCCTGGAGACCCTGATCCACGACTTCGACGCCCTGCGCTACCTCAACCCGGGCGCCGAGGCGGTCGAGGTCTACGCTGTCGCCGACGCCCTGGCCTACCCGGACTTCAAGGCCCAGGGCCTGCAGGACACCGCCGTGGTCTTGGTCCGCTTCGACAACGGCGCCATCGCCACCGCCGAGGCCAACTTCAACGCCGTCTACGGCTACGACATCCGCGGTGAGGTGTTCGGGTCGGCCGGCATGGCCACCGCCGGTGACCTGCGCCGCACCACCATGACCTACTACGGCCCCGAGGGCGTGGCCAGCGACACCTGGAGGCGCAACGTGGACTTGTTCCGTGACGCCTACACCGCCGAGCTGGCCCACTTTGTGGACTGCGTCCGCACCGGTGTCGCCCCCCAGCCGGGCGGCCGGGATGCCCGCGCCGCCCTAGCCATCGCCCTGGCCGCCATCCGCTCGGTCGACACCGGGAGGCCAGAGCGACTCGACGAGGTCCAGCAACCGTAATGTGACGAGCACCTGACCCTGACCGAGAACCTGACCCGGCGGGCCGCCACAGCCATCGAGCACGCCGAACGTGCCCGGCACCCCAGCCCACGCGCGTCAACCCAACAGCCGCAATCAACAAGAGGCTAGCCACTCCGCGCCGCAGGCGCGGCCCGCCCCGCTTCGCTACGTAGGTGTGCCGCCCGCCTCCCGGCTGGGCCGGGCGACCCACATTCCCACGGCATTCCCTCGTCCGGCGTCCGAGCCCGGGCCCAGCCGAGAGGTAGATCGTGGGCAGCACGATTTGATGCGGCTTCGCCGCCATTCCCCACATTTCAAACAAGGAATTCTCACTCATACCGTGTACCGGCCGCCTGGTCCCGGGGTCGCCGATGGCGCCCACTGCTTCAGCATCTGCGGCCGGCGACCGGCGACCGTGATCGGTAGCGGGCAGCTTGGGATTCCAGCCAGCCGGAAGGCGAGATGGTGGCTGGCCGTGATGCAACTGCACCGCTGCAGGGCGATCGTTGGGACCATACCCTTGGTCGCGACGCGGCCGCGACGCCAGCCACGAGGACAAGGAGGCCCACGATGGGAACGTGGGTCTCGCTGATCGGGGCACAGCCACCCAGCGAGGTTCTCAAGCCGCTGCGCCGGCGGCTTGACCAGCTCGCCCTGCTGGGAGGCCGAGTCGTCGTCCGTCGAGGCGTTGCTGGCCAGGTACGCCCGCGGCGTCGGGCAGGCGGCGCCCGTCAGCGGCGAGGTGGAAAAGCTCCTCGGCCGCCCCGCGCGCACCTACGCCCGGTGGGCCGCCGACCACGCCGCCGCCTTCCGGAACTGACGGGAACGCAACCATGACCGTCTCGCGGCAGGACGGCCGGCGAGGACGCCGCACACACCATGGAGCAACCGATGAAGCTCACGATCTTCGCGGCGACCGGCGGGATCGGACGGCAGGTCCTCGAGCAGGC
The nucleotide sequence above comes from Actinomycetes bacterium. Encoded proteins:
- a CDS encoding Gfo/Idh/MocA family oxidoreductase gives rise to the protein MTTTDPTPGASRTAADAPAAVGLIGAGAIGAFHGETLARRVPGARLATIADPAPGAADRLAGSLGAPQATTDAAELLADAAVQAVVIAAPARFHADLVVAAAGAGKAVFCEKPMALTLEDADRAIAAAHAAGVALQVGFNRRFDPSFRAAHDLVAAGRLGIPQLLRSLTRDPGIPDPGRVPPSTIFLETLIHDFDALRYLNPGAEAVEVYAVADALAYPDFKAQGLQDTAVVLVRFDNGAIATAEANFNAVYGYDIRGEVFGSAGMATAGDLRRTTMTYYGPEGVASDTWRRNVDLFRDAYTAELAHFVDCVRTGVAPQPGGRDARAALAIALAAIRSVDTGRPERLDEVQQP